The Sulfurimonas lithotrophica genome includes a region encoding these proteins:
- a CDS encoding SprT-like domain-containing protein translates to MFKKKLEYSFIILSILAVIYLAKNYYESYQFKHNDIPNEYKNRIIQKEKEVLNLMQKHYGYAYKVPLIITDKFKGRLYGLCVYKDGEVSIYLNKKVMQESIDYMVDSVIAHEYAHALMFKLGHISKNTDGHSAQWREACVKLGGINCGKYVSKEDVIMGKLPF, encoded by the coding sequence ATGTTTAAAAAAAAGTTGGAGTATTCATTTATAATTCTTTCAATTTTAGCAGTTATTTATTTGGCAAAAAATTATTATGAGAGTTACCAGTTTAAACACAATGATATTCCCAATGAATATAAAAACAGAATAATCCAAAAAGAGAAAGAAGTTTTAAACTTGATGCAAAAACATTATGGTTATGCATATAAAGTCCCACTTATTATAACGGACAAATTTAAAGGCAGACTATACGGTTTGTGTGTATATAAAGATGGTGAAGTCAGCATCTATTTAAATAAAAAAGTTATGCAAGAGAGTATTGATTATATGGTAGATAGCGTAATAGCACATGAATATGCACATGCACTTATGTTTAAACTCGGACATATTTCCAAAAACACTGACGGACATTCAGCTCAGTGGAGAGAGGCATGTGTAAAATTAGGCGGTATAAACTGTGGAAAATATGTAAGTAAGGAAGATGTTATTATGGGAAAACTCCCTTTTTAG
- a CDS encoding formate/nitrite transporter family protein: MSYLLPNEFVKKMVDSGESKVYMSTRDTVIRAFMAGAILGLAAVFAITVSIQTGSSLIGAMLFPVGFIMLYLMGFDLLTGVFVLVPLALLDKRKGVTVNQVLRNWGLVFIGNFAGALVVAFMMSFIFTYGYSVEAGTIGEKVASIGEARTLGYKEHGVAGWLTIFIRGMLCNWMVSMGVVGAMISTTVSGKAIAMWMPIMLFFFMGFEHSIVNMFLFPFSMILGGDFTVMDYLIWNELPTVLGNLIGGLAFTGLTLYSTHVRTGPKRDLK; encoded by the coding sequence ATGTCTTACTTGCTTCCAAACGAGTTTGTAAAAAAGATGGTTGATTCGGGTGAATCAAAAGTATATATGTCAACAAGAGACACTGTAATAAGAGCTTTTATGGCGGGTGCAATCCTTGGACTTGCCGCAGTATTTGCAATAACGGTTTCAATACAGACAGGTTCATCTTTGATTGGGGCTATGCTTTTTCCCGTTGGTTTTATTATGCTTTACCTTATGGGCTTTGACTTACTAACAGGTGTGTTTGTGTTAGTCCCATTAGCCCTGCTTGATAAAAGAAAAGGAGTGACAGTCAACCAAGTGCTTAGAAACTGGGGACTGGTATTTATCGGTAACTTTGCAGGTGCGCTTGTTGTTGCTTTTATGATGTCGTTTATTTTTACCTACGGTTATTCTGTGGAAGCAGGAACTATAGGAGAAAAAGTTGCATCTATAGGTGAAGCAAGAACACTTGGATATAAAGAACACGGAGTAGCTGGTTGGCTGACAATATTTATACGTGGAATGCTTTGTAACTGGATGGTGTCTATGGGTGTTGTCGGTGCTATGATATCTACTACCGTAAGCGGAAAAGCTATAGCTATGTGGATGCCTATTATGCTTTTCTTTTTTATGGGTTTTGAGCACTCTATTGTTAATATGTTCCTATTCCCTTTTTCAATGATACTCGGCGGTGATTTTACCGTTATGGATTATTTAATTTGGAATGAACTTCCGACCGTACTTGGAAACCTTATAGGCGGGCTTGCATTTACGGGACTTACACTATATTCTACACACGTCAGAACAGGACCAAAAAGAGATTTAAAGTAG
- a CDS encoding deoxycytidylate deaminase, producing the protein MLNDKNFINIAKEISSASKCVSKKVGAVIVKEGRILSTGYNGTPAGYTNCSEHWDNEYTSEHHEWSKTYEIHAEMNAIIWAARKGISIEDATIYVTLEPCADCSKNIIASGIKRIVYEKAYEHNHSEIISKFIKDNGVVIEKITTS; encoded by the coding sequence ATGTTAAATGACAAAAATTTTATAAACATTGCAAAGGAAATATCGAGTGCATCTAAATGCGTGTCAAAAAAAGTAGGTGCGGTTATAGTAAAAGAAGGTCGCATCCTCAGTACCGGTTATAACGGTACACCGGCAGGATATACAAACTGTTCGGAGCATTGGGATAACGAATATACGAGTGAGCATCACGAGTGGTCAAAGACATATGAGATACATGCCGAGATGAATGCTATTATTTGGGCAGCACGAAAAGGTATAAGTATAGAAGACGCTACTATATACGTAACGCTTGAGCCGTGTGCGGACTGTTCAAAAAACATTATTGCAAGTGGAATAAAGCGAATCGTTTATGAAAAAGCATATGAGCACAACCATTCAGAGATTATTTCAAAATTTATAAAAGATAACGGGGTTGTTATAGAAAAAATCACGACTTCTTAG
- a CDS encoding putative bifunctional diguanylate cyclase/phosphodiesterase, whose product MFKSLKNFIFTTNALLISILFIVVFIFTTYLHTTLVQKEAIKHADIVSNQVFSSMYQVMKKGWGKKDIDDFINSLDKNFKNSNFDITIHRSYLIDELFGKAFQEKSDNRVRNVFQTGQKYTFTSFKQIRNTMPLLAKKDCLTCHTNAKENDVLGVIDIEQDLINIINDTFLEYIYFLLTIIPIFIFASYMTSKYSSNKILFSLDKFREKVEKINRVEDLSLIDEKHCSSKSFKEINYIIKEVNNLSEKLKNIAVDKELLEFEVKLLDKLIITSDMIKDWRVYIKELLVDINLVMETTSLITIFRVGDEHYEIDIFWYGVPDDGIKRNIESYIAHSIENDESFDAISDYEFKHNIAYRDHIVNNDEYQNFDHRTKTLFLESPKIGGIVGISVNSIEVYDSVKNIVLDSILTTMANLVGSIKAIDKYTNDLEFYAAHDPLTGLFNQRIFMDMMDNEIHRADRNDYPFALMVIDCDNFKPINDRYGHTFGDKFLQEFSKVLSEMKRAEDILSRYGGDEFTLILPNCDIAGAKNIGDKITKRIEDFRLETPEGDFTSVTVSIGVSIYPHHATTTKELFIIADGMMYKSKENGKNCIELPTQSDISDIIKEKNEKSTLLLKAVSNNKIVPYFQPIQSSATGDIEINELLMRIEIDGKIISAKDFIEVAENMSLINRMDIMVIENAFRKIQDEKYEGLLFINLSPKSIIVGDYMRNIIDLILKYNISKDKIVFEITERETVKNFTILEKFVLNLKSEGFKFAIDDFGSGFSSFHYIKKFPIDYLKIDGEFLININKDAKDKAFVHSIITLAKDLGVKTVAEYIENEEIKNTAIDMGIDYLQGYHIGRPKRDVKNIIE is encoded by the coding sequence ATGTTTAAAAGTTTGAAAAATTTTATTTTTACTACAAACGCTTTATTAATTAGTATTCTTTTTATAGTAGTCTTCATATTCACTACATACCTCCATACTACTTTGGTACAAAAAGAAGCAATTAAACACGCCGACATAGTCTCAAATCAAGTATTTTCATCGATGTATCAGGTTATGAAAAAAGGTTGGGGTAAAAAAGATATAGACGATTTTATAAACTCTCTTGATAAAAATTTTAAAAACAGTAACTTTGATATAACTATACACAGATCATATTTGATAGACGAACTTTTTGGAAAAGCTTTTCAGGAAAAATCCGATAACAGAGTCAGAAATGTTTTCCAAACCGGACAAAAATATACCTTCACTTCTTTTAAACAAATTAGAAACACTATGCCTCTGCTTGCCAAGAAAGATTGTCTGACATGTCATACAAATGCAAAAGAAAACGATGTACTCGGCGTAATAGATATTGAACAGGATTTGATTAATATAATAAACGATACATTTTTAGAGTATATATATTTTCTATTGACAATAATTCCTATATTTATTTTTGCCTCATATATGACTTCCAAATACAGTTCAAATAAAATATTGTTTTCGTTGGATAAATTCAGAGAAAAAGTTGAGAAAATAAACAGAGTTGAAGACTTGAGTCTTATAGATGAAAAACATTGCAGTTCCAAAAGTTTTAAAGAGATAAACTATATTATCAAAGAGGTAAACAATCTCTCGGAAAAACTTAAAAATATTGCCGTGGATAAAGAACTTTTGGAGTTTGAAGTCAAACTTTTAGATAAGTTAATTATAACATCGGATATGATTAAAGATTGGAGAGTCTATATAAAAGAGCTGCTTGTAGATATTAATTTGGTTATGGAGACTACATCTTTGATAACTATTTTTAGAGTTGGAGATGAGCATTATGAGATTGATATTTTTTGGTATGGTGTTCCGGATGATGGCATAAAAAGAAATATAGAGAGTTATATTGCACACTCTATAGAAAACGATGAATCTTTTGATGCAATATCGGATTATGAATTTAAGCATAACATCGCATACAGAGATCATATAGTAAATAATGACGAGTATCAAAACTTTGATCACAGAACAAAAACTTTGTTTTTAGAAAGTCCTAAAATAGGCGGTATAGTCGGAATAAGCGTAAACTCAATAGAGGTATATGATTCGGTAAAAAATATAGTTTTAGATTCTATCCTCACAACTATGGCAAACTTAGTGGGTTCCATTAAAGCTATAGACAAATATACAAACGACTTAGAGTTTTACGCTGCACATGATCCGCTAACGGGTCTTTTTAACCAAAGAATTTTTATGGATATGATGGATAACGAAATTCATAGGGCAGACAGAAACGATTATCCGTTTGCATTGATGGTTATAGACTGCGATAATTTTAAACCTATAAACGACCGTTACGGGCATACTTTTGGAGATAAATTTCTACAGGAATTTTCTAAAGTATTGAGTGAGATGAAAAGAGCTGAAGACATTTTATCTAGATACGGTGGGGATGAATTTACGCTAATCTTACCTAACTGCGATATTGCAGGTGCGAAAAATATAGGAGATAAAATAACTAAAAGAATTGAAGATTTTAGACTTGAGACTCCTGAGGGCGACTTTACTAGTGTTACGGTTTCTATAGGTGTATCTATATATCCGCATCACGCAACAACTACCAAGGAGCTGTTTATTATAGCTGACGGTATGATGTATAAGAGTAAAGAAAACGGTAAAAACTGTATCGAACTACCGACTCAAAGTGACATATCCGATATCATCAAAGAAAAAAATGAAAAAAGTACACTTCTTCTTAAAGCGGTATCAAACAATAAAATCGTTCCGTATTTTCAACCGATTCAATCATCTGCAACGGGTGATATAGAGATAAATGAACTTTTAATGCGTATAGAGATAGACGGAAAAATCATATCTGCAAAAGACTTTATAGAAGTGGCAGAAAATATGAGCCTGATTAACAGAATGGATATTATGGTTATAGAGAATGCTTTTAGAAAAATACAAGATGAAAAATATGAAGGATTATTGTTTATAAACTTGTCTCCTAAGTCCATAATAGTCGGGGATTATATGAGAAATATAATAGATTTGATTTTAAAATACAATATCTCAAAAGATAAAATAGTATTTGAGATTACCGAAAGAGAAACCGTTAAAAACTTTACTATTTTGGAAAAATTTGTTTTAAACCTTAAATCTGAAGGCTTTAAGTTTGCGATTGATGATTTTGGTTCGGGATTCTCGTCTTTTCACTATATTAAAAAATTTCCAATTGATTATTTAAAGATTGACGGTGAATTCTTAATAAACATAAACAAAGATGCCAAAGATAAAGCTTTTGTTCACTCTATAATAACACTTGCAAAAGACTTAGGCGTTAAAACAGTAGCGGAGTATATAGAAAACGAAGAGATTAAAAATACGGCTATAGATATGGGTATAGATTATCTTCAAGGATATCATATAGGAAGACCCAAAAGAGACGTTAAAAATATAATAGAGTAG
- a CDS encoding EAL and HDOD domain-containing protein, giving the protein MSVLGRQVVNNSSYEIYAYDILYRSEGEDIDSNDLSISASSVATVLNDFGLENVVGHYKGFLRVDTEFLSNSIMNTLSKEQFTLMILQSSFLDKSLVPKLQKLVKKGFKFGLNDSVINSSTINAVVTLLKYVSFVKIDVLNSDEVYVNKLIEYLKSKNKKIIASKIETHEVYDIYKEKGVDYFQGYYLKRPNIIKTTAFNASQTQILELWKLIKNNASTKEIVSELEKNHALTLKLMQFINSSFFSFRTQISSMSQIINLLGRDALANWLLIFMVSEKNKNGPVNHPLLLMVINRTEVMVNLLKLVKPSSSMEERSTAYLVGMLSLIHLLFQMEHREFLHKLRVSDEVEEAMFEAKGFFGQLLVFTRYIENADAAHINEYIKKYNLNKDDTNRIITQAMVKVNEFDRMIKESY; this is encoded by the coding sequence ATGAGTGTTTTAGGCAGACAAGTTGTTAATAACTCATCTTACGAAATATATGCATATGACATACTGTATAGAAGTGAGGGTGAGGATATAGATTCAAACGACCTCTCGATTTCTGCATCTTCGGTTGCGACGGTTCTTAATGATTTTGGACTGGAAAATGTTGTCGGTCACTATAAAGGCTTTTTAAGAGTAGATACCGAATTTTTATCCAACAGCATTATGAATACACTCTCAAAAGAACAATTTACTTTAATGATTTTGCAATCTTCTTTTTTGGACAAAAGTCTTGTCCCGAAACTTCAGAAACTGGTTAAAAAAGGCTTTAAATTCGGATTAAACGATTCAGTTATAAACAGTTCTACGATTAATGCCGTTGTCACTTTGCTTAAGTATGTTAGCTTTGTAAAAATAGATGTTTTAAACTCGGATGAAGTATATGTAAATAAACTAATAGAATATTTAAAATCAAAGAACAAGAAAATAATAGCCTCAAAAATTGAAACACACGAAGTATATGACATATATAAAGAAAAAGGTGTTGATTATTTTCAGGGATATTATCTAAAACGACCAAATATTATAAAAACAACCGCTTTTAACGCATCTCAGACTCAAATTTTAGAACTTTGGAAATTAATTAAAAATAATGCCAGCACAAAAGAGATTGTTTCCGAATTAGAAAAAAATCATGCACTTACTTTGAAGCTAATGCAGTTTATAAACTCATCGTTCTTTTCCTTTCGCACACAGATATCTTCTATGAGTCAAATAATAAATCTTTTAGGCAGAGATGCCTTGGCAAACTGGCTTTTAATATTTATGGTCTCTGAAAAAAATAAAAACGGACCGGTCAACCACCCTTTACTTTTGATGGTAATAAACAGAACAGAAGTTATGGTAAACCTTTTAAAACTTGTAAAACCCTCATCTTCGATGGAAGAGAGATCTACTGCGTATTTGGTAGGGATGCTATCGCTTATTCATCTGTTGTTTCAGATGGAACACAGGGAATTTTTGCATAAACTGCGTGTATCGGACGAAGTAGAAGAAGCTATGTTTGAAGCGAAAGGTTTTTTTGGACAGCTACTTGTATTTACTCGTTATATAGAAAATGCGGATGCTGCACACATAAATGAGTATATAAAAAAATATAATCTCAATAAAGATGATACAAATCGGATTATAACTCAAGCTATGGTTAAAGTTAATGAGTTTGACAGGATGATAAAAGAGAGTTATTAA
- a CDS encoding peptidylprolyl isomerase — MYKIFLTLFFSGVLFAELIDGIAITVKGSPITLYEIKEEMKLTNLNASKAADILIRKKLEELEIQERDIKVSSSEIYEDIKKTASQNNMSISEFYEAVRNSNGLTSTQLKEKIKQKLLSQKLYSSIAYSSVTKPSDAEVEEYYELHKDEFIHPSAFDVVIYASKTRERLEEKVNNPMFYSPDIQTNEQHLPYDKISPELASLLERTPLNTFTPIVPNGQDGFMSFYIKHIESKQQSSVESVKNQIISKIMAGKRERVLAEHFARVKLNADIQKIRMPE, encoded by the coding sequence ATGTACAAGATATTTTTAACGTTATTTTTCTCCGGCGTACTTTTCGCCGAACTCATCGACGGTATAGCCATTACCGTTAAAGGCTCACCGATAACTTTATATGAAATAAAAGAAGAGATGAAACTTACCAATCTTAACGCTTCAAAAGCTGCAGATATTTTGATAAGAAAAAAACTCGAAGAGCTTGAGATTCAAGAGAGGGATATAAAAGTAAGCAGCAGTGAAATTTACGAAGATATTAAAAAAACGGCAAGCCAAAACAATATGAGTATAAGTGAGTTTTATGAAGCGGTCAGAAACTCTAACGGACTTACTTCTACTCAGTTAAAAGAGAAGATAAAACAAAAACTGTTATCACAAAAACTATACTCGTCTATAGCATACTCATCAGTTACCAAACCCTCAGATGCAGAGGTGGAAGAGTATTATGAACTTCATAAAGACGAATTTATTCATCCAAGTGCGTTTGATGTAGTTATATATGCTTCCAAAACTAGAGAGAGGCTAGAGGAAAAAGTTAATAACCCTATGTTTTATTCACCCGACATTCAAACAAACGAACAGCATCTTCCTTACGATAAAATATCTCCGGAACTTGCCTCACTTTTGGAAAGAACACCGCTTAATACTTTTACGCCTATTGTTCCTAACGGACAAGACGGATTTATGAGTTTTTATATCAAACATATAGAGTCAAAACAGCAGTCTTCGGTCGAGAGTGTTAAAAATCAGATTATTTCCAAAATCATGGCAGGAAAACGTGAAAGAGTACTGGCTGAACATTTTGCAAGAGTTAAGTTAAATGCAGATATTCAAAAAATAAGAATGCCGGAATAA
- a CDS encoding carbonic anhydrase, with the protein MIKLLIATFIASASLFAAHWGYTGHEGPEHWGDLSPKFTMCKEGKNQSPINISDKVTISTKNLPKINFNYVTKAVEIVNNGHTIQVNVKEGSSIEIDGKNFALKQFHFHTPSENQIEGKNFPLEAHFVHMAQDGSLAVVALMYEEGAENKILKKLWSRMPHNSGWASKCKMLGEMFITMLPKNKEYYSFNGSLTTPPCSEGVKWMVMKGYSHVSKAQVDEFLNLFEHANNRPVQPINARKVLK; encoded by the coding sequence ATGATTAAACTACTAATAGCTACTTTTATAGCATCCGCTTCTTTATTTGCCGCACATTGGGGATATACCGGACATGAAGGTCCAGAGCATTGGGGAGATTTGAGTCCAAAATTTACAATGTGTAAAGAGGGTAAAAATCAATCCCCAATCAACATATCCGATAAGGTAACTATAAGCACAAAAAATCTTCCAAAGATTAACTTTAACTACGTTACAAAAGCCGTAGAAATTGTAAATAACGGACATACCATCCAAGTAAACGTAAAAGAGGGTAGCTCTATCGAGATAGATGGTAAAAATTTTGCTTTAAAACAGTTTCATTTTCATACACCAAGTGAGAATCAAATAGAGGGTAAAAACTTTCCGCTTGAAGCTCACTTTGTCCATATGGCACAAGACGGTTCTTTAGCCGTTGTTGCTTTAATGTATGAAGAGGGAGCCGAGAATAAAATACTAAAAAAACTGTGGTCAAGAATGCCGCATAATTCAGGCTGGGCTAGTAAGTGTAAAATGCTTGGAGAGATGTTTATTACAATGTTGCCAAAAAATAAAGAGTATTACAGTTTTAACGGTTCACTCACAACTCCACCATGTTCAGAAGGTGTTAAATGGATGGTTATGAAAGGTTATTCCCATGTTTCTAAAGCTCAGGTAGATGAATTTTTAAATCTGTTTGAACACGCAAATAACAGACCTGTTCAGCCTATCAATGCACGTAAAGTTCTAAAGTAA